One Peromyscus leucopus breed LL Stock chromosome 4, UCI_PerLeu_2.1, whole genome shotgun sequence genomic region harbors:
- the C4H20orf85 gene encoding uncharacterized protein C20orf85 homolog codes for MAAQKPLSTTAAERMNLVAQDEIWRYRLKAEYKAQEEWPMKWGYLMTSMEKLLEGEEEPRTPKPKIELPSHFRVRPVSPMDKYIKILPSPPIPKTTQSFIGWRSGVPGLNKCLEHDTEIRSCKGAYARELHWPEQGVY; via the exons ATGGCGGCTCAGAAGCCGCTCAGCACCACTGCGGCAGAGCGCATGAACCTTGTGGCCCAGGACGAGATCTG gAGATACCGTCTGAAGGCTGAATATAAAGCCCAGGAAGAATGGCCGATGAAGTGGGGATATTTGATGACCTCCATGGAGAAG CTGCTGGAAGGTGAAGAAGAACCACGAACCCCAAAGCCCAAGATCGAGCTGCCCAGCCACTTCCGTGTCCGGCCAGTGAGCCCCATGGACAAATACATCAAG ATCCTTCCATCACCTCCAATCCCAAAGACCACCCAGAGCTTCATCGGATGGCGATCTGGGGTGCCAGGCCTGAACAAGTGCTTGGAGCATGACACAGAGATCCGCAGCTGCAAAGGGGCTTACGCCCGAGAGCTGCACTGGCCAGAGCAAGGCGTGTACTGA